The Amblyomma americanum isolate KBUSLIRL-KWMA chromosome 11, ASM5285725v1, whole genome shotgun sequence genome includes the window aagatcagtgccATCCTGTCTTCTTCTTGTCATGTTATCTGCTTATGCTAGTTTTGCCTCCCAAATGTAAAATGCGACCTGCCGAGCAaaccatgtttctttttttagaagAGAGATGACTGACGCCCACTAAGTTGATTTTGCagaaaaaacacgacgtttcgggaccggctcaggtcccttcttcatggtgtgactacggGTGAGGCGCAGCTTgactttttaagccctcgtgtggaagacctccgggtcagtggccgcaaaccatggatgtaaaacgagggaagtgtccccagggagctaTTAACATTCTCCCGTGTCGGTTGGATGTGCTACGACTCGagcagaagcctcctgtgcgggttaacttcggtttccagtacaactgtaccgtcaaagtcaattcggtggtcgcatgcctcacAGTGTTCGGCCATAGCGCTGCGTTTACGGTTCATCTGTCAGACGTCCGCTTTGTATTGAGTCATTCTTTCCGCAAAGTTCTTAGTTCCCCTACATACAAAGCCGAACATACTGAGCAGGCGATTTTGTATACAACGCCTGGGGCCCTTTCTTTAGGGTGACGGTGCTTCGGACGAGGGAggaggcgtccgatggtggtagtagGTTTGTGCATTATTAGCACCCCTTCTTTGCTGATAATGCGAGCCAGCATTTCACTCAAGCCTTCAATGTATGGGATGCAAAAGTGTTTGCTGTGGTCGAACattgcgaggcatgcgaccatcGATTTGCCTTTGACGGTACtgttgtactggaaaccgaagctaacccgcacaggaggcttctacttgagttgtggcacatccaacagacacgggATAATGTTAATCGCACCCTGGGGAtacttccctcttcttacatGCATGGTTTGAGGCCATTGAACCGGAGGTCTtccacacgagggcttaaaaagccaagctgcgcctcgcccgtagtcataccatgaagaagggaccgagctgGTCCCGAAACGTCAGTCAGGTTGGTGTCAGTCATCTTTCTGTTAAATTAAGTTTCCCagccagacagacttctgtcaaatgtttccTTTTGAAACCATGCGTCTGCATTACACTGCACAGTCCAATGCATCATTCACACAGTAAAGCTTCTCTTCTCGCACACGTCTTTCATTCAAGAACTATACGAACTAAATGCATAATTGTCCTAAAGAGTGCCAATAAAGTGCCAACAGGCTACATTTGTGAATGCACAGGTGCAAGATTTGTAACCATATGATTCTTGTTTGTATAGATATGCAATTATATCCATGAGGTTTATCTTCTCTGGAGAGGGATGCTAGttacataaataaatatataaatagcAATAATTATCAAACAATAAGTGCTAATGACATGAATAAATAATCTACACATGTGCACATGTGAAGGCCAGGTAACTAGATAAATCTAACGGCATAAAAACACACAGTGATCCAGATTTACATACAAGCACTGCAAAGAGAGCAATTTAATTGCACTTGCCAGAATGCCTTGAAGTGTTGGCAACTGAAGAACCAGGACTGGAGGCATATGATCTCTCGTCAGATCCTGCACTGGGTGCTGCATGTTATTGAGACATCAGTAATAAAATCAAGTTTGACATTCTCAATAATTTACCTGACCGGAAGCGACCATCCGGCACTGAAGAATTTGTGGGCGGAGAATGCATTGTGTCAGCTTGGGCCCAACGATTGCTGTGTGACTCCGACCCTACACTGAGACAAAGCGAAAAATTTAGGAAGCATTACGAGGGCCAACACAGGTTCTAAACTTACATGGTGCCCTCCATCCACCAGTTTGCTCAGGCCTTTGTTGCACCCCCGTTGAAGAAGCAGCTGCATACCCTGCTATGAAAAGAGAACACTATAGATCTTCTGTATGACAATTATTTTCACCACTGAAAACTTACAGGAACTGGGCACCTGCATTCCAGAGCACCGAGGCGAATGAATCCTCTGCATTTCAGCATCACTCTCACCTGTACATACAGCAGCACTTAAAACAATGCCATTCTGCAGTAAATTCAGCTACAGAGCTCAGCTAGCTTGTACAGGACTGAAGATACATTGGGTAACTTAAATATAGCAAAAAGCTGTTATTTCTCATGAGTGCGTGTTCCTAAGACAATCCAGCCATGCACTGAGTGAGAACCTGCAATTATTGCAAATAACGGCACAGAACTGCTGTTAGAGTACGTAACTGTTCATCTGTGCTCCCTCAGCAGACTATTGGTACACTGGGCCACGTGTGCAATGTAGGAGCAGCCGCATTATAATGTGACACACTGGTTCACAAAGCATGCATATTTACAGTTCGCAACTAACTAGGCCTAAACTGTCAGCCTCTGATTGTATTTCATGTGATTCCTGCCCATATTCCCTTTATCTATTGGAAAAAATGAATAGGATCACTCTCAATGCTTCATATGCCATGCTAAAGAGGCACAATGGCCAGGTTCATTAATATTACCATGATGTTGATTTCGCTGTTAAAAGAGCGCTTGATTTGCTTGATATGCATCTCAAAAATGTAGTGCATTGTTAGCTGTGAAATTTTCCTTCACATCATCAGAGCATCCTTCAGTCCATACCATTATGTCCAGACTGCTGTGAAGACTGCAGTGAATGAAGTCGCTGTGTTTTGCTCCTCTGCATCCTCTTATCTCTTGCTTCTGGTGAAAAAACAAAGACTACCAGTGAGAAAGCAATAAAGACACAATGAGAAATCTGAACCCAAATCTACAAATTCAGATATCAAAAACCAAAAGCATCTTCAAAAACTAATAACAGAAAAAGACTCAACCAAGTGACCAGACAGACATAGCGCTTCGTTAATGTCCTTTTTCTCATGCTAGTTTCAAAGATGTACTACCAACTAGCTCCACAGTCTACAGTGCTGCCCTGCAAGAATGCATAGTATTTCAACACCTGCAGCAATACTAGCTCCTACTACGGGTTAGCAACTTGCCTAACTAGCTGCGTAAGTGCACAGGTTGCTAGAAGCAACACAAACTAAGCCTCAGCAATCAAATATCTTTTTCCAGTAGTGCAGGCTTCTTTTGTTGACGGCAATTTGGCACACACATCAGTATATTGGCTGATTCACCCACAACATTGCTGAGAGCACAGAGTCTACTCTTTGCCACTGCAGGTAGCTGAAATGTATCAGAAATTAGTgggaaaaaacaaacgttgttgcCTCTGAAAGGTTTTTACCACATGGTAAAGGTGTTTTTGAGCAATAAAAGCATTGTGACTAGGCCACCGTGTGCTTGTGGGCATATGCAACCGACTAATACCATGCTGTTTCACTTGTTCAGTAAAACAGTGCAACAATAGAATATGCATTAGAAGAAAGAACAGGAACTTTCCTTTCCCTATTATACAGTATGCTCTTTTTGCTAAAAAGAAGTACGAACTTGGTCAACATGATTTTCTAATGTCTCACTTGCTATCGGCATGTACCAGCAACTACAACCATCAGGTCTTAGAGTTGAGAACGCACCAGGATAATACAGCATCCTCAAAAATAAGAACTTTTCTTGCAGCACGATTGAATGTGAATTGAAAGATCAGAGGGATGCACATTACTTTTGAACATAGACAGTGGTGGGGATGGAGGGTGCCTGTATTCTTCATCATCATTTTCAGACTCTTGAAATCTTTTTGTATTTCGTTTCCTTTTCCCCCGTCCAAGGTCGTAGTCGCTTTGCAAATCAGAGGTGTCCTCTGCTCTTCTAAGGCGCAGCCGTGCTTCAGCATATGTATCTGAAAGAGTATTTGCATTCCTCCAATCAAAACATATTTTGCTGAAATAGTCTGGATGCCCAGTATAAATTTCATAACCTTTCAGTGCAGTAATAATTGTTGCTCATATGCAAGGCAATCTTCATGACAGTAAATAACTCATAATGAGCTTCATGTTATcccaaaatgctagaaaaaacaaTGTGCCAAAGTAGACAAAACAGTCTTCTATCAAAAAGGAAACTGAAAGCAAGCAGATGGAACGGAGTGCAGGTTCACATATTATGAGAAAGTGAGCACAGGGAATGAAATTCACCATCAACGTCTCACTGAATTTCTGAAAGGTCAGTTATATAATGTCCACTGTGTGCTATTTTACTGTGGATAGTAAAGCCATAAAAAGACAAATGTCAAAATTTTAGCTACACACTCTTGTTACTACAATACATTATTTGCACAAGTTAAGTGTTAAATTAAGCTACCCTTTCTTTAAAACAAGca containing:
- the LOC144109471 gene encoding uncharacterized protein LOC144109471 isoform X3, producing MDAANNGGQYIVVKFPEEDDSVAIVPKRWIRNDMCRWPPEMRHVDSLLKAGATPGPDWKELPCMVVQAFDTYAEARLRLRRAEDTSDLQSDYDLGRGKRKRNTKRFQESENDDEEYRHPPSPPLSMFKKARDKRMQRSKTQRLHSLQSSQQSGHNGESDAEMQRIHSPRCSGMQVPSSWYAAASSTGVQQRPEQTGGWRAPWSESHSNRWAQADTMHSPPTNSSVPDGRFRSAPSAGSDERSYASSPGSSVANTSRHSELKSTSLDCYKQS
- the LOC144109471 gene encoding uncharacterized protein LOC144109471 isoform X2, whose product is MHVFTMFVPLYLVHMLVDKIFFFLEQGGQYIVVKFPEEDDSVAIVPKRWIRNDMCRWPPEMRHVDSLLKAGATPGPDWKELPCMVVQAFDTYAEARLRLRRAEDTSDLQSDYDLGRGKRKRNTKRFQESENDDEEYRHPPSPPLSMFKKARDKRMQRSKTQRLHSLQSSQQSGHNGESDAEMQRIHSPRCSGMQVPSSWYAAASSTGVQQRPEQTGGWRAPWSESHSNRWAQADTMHSPPTNSSVPDGRFRSAPSAGSDERSYASSPGSSVANTSRHSGKCN
- the LOC144109471 gene encoding uncharacterized protein LOC144109471 isoform X1; this encodes MHVFTMFVPLYLVHMLVDKIFFFLEQGGQYIVVKFPEEDDSVAIVPKRWIRNDMCRWPPEMRHVDSLLKAGATPGPDWKELPCMVVQAFDTYAEARLRLRRAEDTSDLQSDYDLGRGKRKRNTKRFQESENDDEEYRHPPSPPLSMFKKARDKRMQRSKTQRLHSLQSSQQSGHNGESDAEMQRIHSPRCSGMQVPSSWYAAASSTGVQQRPEQTGGWRAPWSESHSNRWAQADTMHSPPTNSSVPDGRFRSAPSAGSDERSYASSPGSSVANTSRHSELKSTSLDCYKQS